A portion of the Rhodopseudomonas sp. BAL398 genome contains these proteins:
- a CDS encoding glutathione S-transferase family protein has product MMKLYWSPRSRSFAALWLLEETGEPYERVLTEISKGAQRTPEFLAINPMGKVPALQDGEATLAESAAICAYVAERYPQAKLAPPLGDVRRAKYLYWLFFAPSCIEPAMVQIATKIEMNSIAAGWGDSTRVFDVLDQALQQGPWIVGEDFSAADIAICAGLNFAVRMFKMVPPRPSFERYLDLCAARPAFQRAMVLSEGEKS; this is encoded by the coding sequence ATGATGAAGCTCTATTGGTCGCCGCGGTCGCGGTCGTTCGCGGCGCTGTGGCTGCTGGAGGAGACCGGCGAGCCCTATGAGCGGGTGCTGACCGAGATTTCCAAGGGCGCGCAGCGCACGCCGGAATTCCTCGCGATCAACCCGATGGGCAAGGTGCCGGCGCTGCAGGATGGCGAGGCGACGCTGGCGGAATCCGCGGCGATCTGCGCCTATGTGGCGGAGCGCTATCCGCAGGCCAAACTGGCGCCGCCGCTCGGCGACGTCCGCCGCGCCAAATATCTGTACTGGCTGTTCTTCGCGCCCTCCTGCATCGAGCCCGCGATGGTGCAGATCGCCACCAAGATCGAGATGAATTCGATCGCCGCCGGCTGGGGCGACTCGACGCGCGTGTTCGACGTGCTCGACCAGGCGCTGCAGCAGGGGCCGTGGATTGTCGGCGAGGACTTCTCCGCCGCCGACATCGCGATCTGCGCCGGGCTGAATTTCGCGGTGCGGATGTTCAAGATGGTGCCGCCGCGGCCGTCCTTCGAGCGCTATCTCGACCTCTGCGCCGCCCGCCCGGCATTCCAGCGCGCGATGGTGCTGAGCGAGGGCGAGAAGAGCTGA
- a CDS encoding lipid A deacylase LpxR family protein, giving the protein MAATVLASSSALAQRAVFNWENDTIGDTDRDYSDGFRLSFVFDNFSKDLMAGKAFNLVRPGLITFGAPDGPIKQQFEWIALAQSIYTPDHISQTTPRIPGVDRPFGGWLYTGFNIAQETAGRQLDSFEFQVGAVGGSASLANAVQSSFHQLLGQSKPYINGYELHNEPGFLVAWDRRWKFGREFGGGYGVDLIPSIGFTGGNVFTYGEAGAIARFGRSLSTTWGPTVMRPGISGANFISRNPDAPFWGFDVFAGAQARGVAHNVFLDGNTFEDSLSVDRKVFVYDLIAGAELFNQDGFGATATVIRRSREYTTQEKSSSLYGSLALSVRF; this is encoded by the coding sequence ATGGCCGCCACCGTGCTGGCGTCCAGCAGCGCATTGGCGCAGCGCGCGGTGTTCAATTGGGAGAACGACACCATCGGCGACACCGATCGCGATTACAGCGACGGTTTCCGCCTCTCCTTCGTGTTCGATAATTTCTCCAAGGACCTGATGGCCGGCAAGGCGTTTAATCTGGTGCGGCCGGGACTGATCACCTTCGGCGCCCCGGACGGGCCGATCAAGCAGCAGTTTGAATGGATCGCGCTGGCCCAGAGCATCTACACCCCGGACCACATCAGCCAGACCACCCCGCGCATCCCCGGCGTCGACCGGCCGTTCGGCGGCTGGCTCTATACCGGCTTCAACATCGCCCAGGAAACCGCGGGCCGTCAGCTCGATTCGTTCGAATTCCAGGTCGGCGCGGTCGGTGGCTCGGCCTCGCTCGCCAATGCGGTCCAGAGCTCGTTCCACCAGCTGCTCGGGCAGTCCAAGCCCTATATCAACGGCTATGAGCTGCACAATGAGCCCGGCTTCCTGGTGGCCTGGGATCGGCGCTGGAAATTCGGCCGCGAATTCGGCGGCGGTTACGGCGTCGACCTGATCCCGTCGATCGGCTTCACCGGCGGCAATGTCTTCACCTATGGGGAGGCCGGCGCGATCGCCCGGTTCGGCCGCTCGCTGTCCACCACCTGGGGACCGACGGTGATGCGCCCGGGCATTTCGGGCGCCAATTTCATCAGCCGCAATCCCGACGCGCCGTTCTGGGGCTTCGACGTCTTCGCCGGCGCCCAGGCCCGTGGCGTGGCCCACAACGTCTTCCTCGACGGCAACACCTTCGAGGACAGCCTGAGCGTCGACCGCAAGGTGTTCGTCTATGACCTGATTGCGGGTGCCGAATTGTTCAACCAGGACGGCTTCGGCGCCACCGCCACGGTGATCCGCCGCTCGCGCGAATACACCACCCAGGAAAAATCCTCGTCGCTTTACGGCTCGCTGGCGCTGTCGGTCCGGTTCTGA
- a CDS encoding LysR substrate-binding domain-containing protein yields MVTLRQLRYLSALARHGHFGRAAEACAVTQPALSMQISDLERRLGVKVVERRPGEVILTDAGREIARRGDAVLTASRDLVDFARHRAAPLTGRLTLGVIPSLAPYLLPKILPQLQRQFPELRLELRESQTRQLVGEIKSGVLDAALLALPAGDDELDAIALFEDLFLLAVPADDPRPETVPVAVGAIDQSRLILLEDGHCLRDQALAFCATARRQGGAASAMAFGASSLTTVIQMVAGGYGTTLIPQIAAEVERRDRRVKFLSLQAPQPGRSIGLVYRRTSPRKADFSALGEVVKACVRAADSPPAQGAADRRPAQNRTDSASEP; encoded by the coding sequence ATGGTGACGCTGCGCCAGCTCCGCTATCTTTCCGCGCTCGCCCGCCACGGCCATTTTGGCCGGGCGGCGGAGGCCTGCGCGGTGACCCAGCCGGCGCTGTCGATGCAGATCAGCGATCTGGAACGCCGGCTCGGGGTCAAGGTGGTGGAGCGCCGCCCCGGCGAGGTGATTCTCACCGATGCCGGGCGCGAGATCGCGCGGCGCGGCGACGCGGTGCTGACGGCGTCGCGCGATCTGGTGGATTTCGCCCGGCATCGCGCCGCGCCACTGACCGGCCGGCTGACGCTCGGGGTGATCCCGTCGTTGGCGCCCTATCTGCTGCCGAAGATCCTGCCGCAGCTGCAACGCCAGTTCCCGGAGCTGCGGCTGGAGCTGCGCGAAAGCCAGACCAGGCAGCTGGTCGGCGAGATCAAGAGCGGGGTGCTGGACGCCGCGCTGCTGGCGCTGCCGGCCGGCGACGACGAGCTCGATGCCATCGCGCTGTTCGAGGATCTATTCCTGCTGGCGGTGCCGGCCGATGATCCGCGGCCGGAGACGGTGCCGGTGGCGGTGGGGGCGATCGACCAGTCACGGCTGATCCTGCTCGAGGACGGCCATTGCCTGCGCGACCAGGCGCTGGCGTTCTGCGCCACCGCGCGGCGCCAAGGCGGCGCCGCCAGCGCGATGGCATTCGGCGCCTCGAGCCTGACCACGGTGATCCAGATGGTCGCCGGCGGCTATGGGACGACGCTGATTCCGCAGATTGCCGCCGAGGTCGAGCGGCGCGATCGCCGGGTGAAATTCCTCAGCCTGCAGGCGCCGCAACCGGGCCGGTCGATCGGCCTGGTGTATCGCCGCACCTCGCCGCGCAAGGCGGATTTTTCGGCGCTGGGCGAGGTGGTGAAAGCCTGCGTGCGGGCCGCCGACAGCCCGCCAGCGCAGGGCGCGGCGGACCGGCGGCCGGCTCAGAACCGGACCGACAGCGCCAGCGAGCCGTAA
- the recQ gene encoding DNA helicase RecQ, with amino-acid sequence MNHPARRPDPDDDARALSVLNHVFGLPGFRGSQQQIVRHVTSGGNCLVLMPTGGGKSLCYQLPSLLRAGCGIVVSPLIALMRDQVAGLLEAGVKAAVLNSSLSWDEANAVESQLLAGELDLLYVAPERLLTPRCLAMLGRAKLALFAIDEAHCVSQWGHDFRPEYIGLSAIAEKFPEVPRIALTATADDLTRREIVERLGLADAPQFVASFDRPNIRYEIVDKLSAPAQLKAFIEDRHAGDAGIVYCLSRAKVDDTAATLTKFGIHALPYHAGLDAATRARNQDRFINEDGIVIVATVAFGMGIDKPDVRFVAHLDLPKSIEAYYQETGRAGRDGKPSDAWMAYGLSDIVQQRRMIDESNGAEAFKRVSIGKLDALVGLCETTHCRRDRLLGYFGEETTGANCGNCDNCLNPPKVWDGSVASQKLLSCAYRTGQRFGAMHLIDVLIGRLTDKVTQFGHDKLSVFGIGADLNEKQWRAVMRQLVALGHLKPDSEAYGALTLTDSSRGVLKGETAVMLREQIVRARPPRATSRRGDLAPAAARGAGDPDLFARLKAWRSEVARTRGVPAYVVLHDATMDGIAAARPTTLAQLRGIAGIGDKKLEHYGQELLALVNASGG; translated from the coding sequence ATGAATCATCCCGCCCGCCGCCCCGATCCCGATGACGACGCTCGCGCGCTGTCGGTGCTCAACCACGTGTTCGGCCTGCCGGGCTTTCGCGGCAGCCAGCAACAGATCGTCCGCCACGTCACATCGGGCGGCAATTGCCTGGTGCTGATGCCGACCGGCGGCGGCAAATCGCTGTGCTACCAATTGCCGTCGCTGCTGCGCGCGGGCTGCGGCATCGTGGTGTCGCCGCTGATCGCCTTGATGCGCGACCAGGTCGCCGGCCTGCTCGAGGCCGGGGTCAAGGCCGCGGTGCTGAATTCGTCGCTGTCCTGGGACGAGGCCAATGCGGTGGAGAGCCAATTGCTCGCCGGCGAATTGGACCTGCTCTATGTCGCCCCCGAACGGCTGCTGACGCCGCGCTGCCTGGCGATGCTGGGTCGCGCGAAACTCGCGCTGTTTGCGATCGACGAGGCGCATTGCGTGTCGCAATGGGGCCACGACTTCCGCCCGGAATATATCGGGCTGTCGGCGATCGCCGAGAAATTCCCCGAGGTGCCGCGGATCGCGCTGACCGCCACCGCCGACGATCTCACCCGCCGCGAGATCGTCGAGCGGCTCGGGCTCGCCGACGCGCCGCAATTCGTCGCCAGTTTCGATCGCCCCAATATCCGCTACGAGATCGTCGACAAACTGAGCGCGCCGGCGCAGCTCAAAGCCTTCATCGAGGACCGCCATGCCGGCGATGCCGGCATCGTCTATTGCCTGTCGCGCGCCAAGGTCGACGACACCGCCGCGACCCTGACCAAATTCGGCATCCACGCGCTGCCCTATCACGCCGGGCTCGACGCCGCCACGCGCGCCCGCAACCAGGACCGCTTCATCAACGAGGACGGCATCGTCATCGTCGCCACCGTGGCGTTCGGCATGGGCATCGACAAGCCCGATGTGCGCTTCGTCGCCCATCTCGATCTGCCGAAAAGCATCGAGGCCTATTACCAGGAGACCGGCCGCGCCGGCCGCGACGGCAAGCCGTCCGACGCCTGGATGGCCTATGGCTTGAGCGACATCGTGCAGCAGCGCCGCATGATCGACGAATCCAACGGCGCCGAAGCCTTCAAGCGGGTGTCGATCGGCAAGCTCGATGCGCTGGTCGGGCTGTGCGAGACCACGCATTGCCGGCGCGACCGCCTGCTCGGCTATTTCGGCGAGGAGACCACCGGGGCCAATTGCGGCAATTGCGACAATTGCCTCAACCCGCCGAAGGTCTGGGACGGCAGCGTCGCGTCGCAAAAGCTGTTGTCCTGCGCCTATCGCACCGGCCAGCGCTTCGGCGCCATGCATCTGATCGACGTGCTGATCGGCCGGCTCACCGACAAGGTCACCCAGTTCGGCCACGACAAATTGTCGGTGTTCGGCATCGGCGCCGATCTCAACGAGAAACAATGGCGCGCGGTGATGCGGCAATTGGTGGCGCTGGGCCATCTCAAGCCGGACAGCGAGGCCTATGGGGCGCTGACGCTGACCGATAGTTCGCGCGGCGTGCTGAAGGGCGAGACCGCGGTGATGCTGCGCGAGCAGATCGTCCGCGCCCGCCCGCCACGGGCGACATCGCGGCGCGGCGATCTGGCCCCGGCTGCTGCGCGCGGCGCCGGCGATCCGGATCTGTTCGCCCGGCTGAAAGCCTGGCGCTCGGAGGTGGCGCGCACCCGCGGCGTGCCGGCCTATGTGGTGCTGCACGACGCCACCATGGACGGCATCGCCGCGGCGCGGCCGACCACACTGGCGCAGCTGCGCGGCATTGCGGGCATCGGCGACAAGAAGCTGGAACATTATGGCCAGGAATTGCTGGCTTTGGTAAATGCGTCGGGCGGCTGA
- the fabB gene encoding beta-ketoacyl-ACP synthase I, giving the protein MRRVVVTGMGIVSSIGNNTQEVLASLHEAKPGITRADKHVELGFRSQVQGAPTLNPADFVDRRAMRFLGEGAAWNHVAMDQAILDAGLEPSDISDPRTGIIMGSGGPSARTIVEAADITRTKGPKRVGPFAVPKAMSSTASATLATWFKIKGVNYSISSACATSNHCIGNAYEMIQWNKQDIVFAGGCEELDWSLSVLFDAMGAMSSKYNDTPSTASRPYDVSRDGFVIAGGAGVIVLEELEHAKARGAKIYGEIVGYGATSDGYDMVAPSGEGAERCMKMALATVDTKVDYINPHATSTPAGDPPEMEAIRKVFGTGDKCPPISATKALTGHSLGATGVQEAIYSLLMMQNGFICESANITELDPAFADMPIVRKRIDNAKVGTVLSNSFGFGGTNATLVFKRMDA; this is encoded by the coding sequence ATGCGCCGTGTCGTCGTCACCGGAATGGGCATCGTCTCATCGATCGGAAACAACACCCAGGAAGTGCTGGCGAGCCTGCATGAGGCCAAGCCCGGCATCACGCGCGCCGACAAGCATGTCGAGCTCGGGTTCCGCTCGCAGGTGCAGGGCGCCCCGACGCTGAACCCTGCCGATTTTGTCGACCGCCGCGCGATGCGCTTCCTCGGCGAGGGCGCGGCGTGGAATCACGTCGCGATGGATCAGGCGATCCTGGATGCCGGGCTGGAGCCCAGCGATATTTCCGATCCGCGCACCGGCATCATCATGGGCTCGGGCGGACCGTCGGCGCGCACCATCGTCGAGGCCGCCGACATCACCAGGACCAAGGGCCCGAAGCGGGTCGGACCGTTCGCGGTGCCGAAGGCGATGTCGTCGACCGCGTCGGCGACGCTGGCCACCTGGTTCAAGATCAAGGGCGTCAATTATTCGATCTCCTCGGCCTGCGCGACCTCGAATCATTGCATCGGCAACGCCTATGAGATGATCCAGTGGAACAAGCAGGACATCGTGTTCGCCGGCGGCTGCGAGGAACTCGACTGGTCGCTGTCGGTGCTGTTCGACGCGATGGGCGCGATGAGCTCGAAATACAACGACACGCCGTCGACAGCGTCGCGGCCCTATGACGTCTCCCGCGACGGCTTCGTGATCGCCGGCGGCGCCGGCGTCATCGTGCTGGAAGAGCTCGAACACGCCAAGGCGCGCGGCGCCAAGATCTATGGCGAGATCGTCGGCTATGGGGCGACCTCGGACGGCTACGACATGGTGGCGCCGTCGGGCGAGGGCGCCGAGCGCTGCATGAAGATGGCGCTGGCCACCGTCGATACCAAGGTCGACTACATCAACCCGCATGCCACCTCGACCCCGGCCGGCGATCCGCCGGAGATGGAGGCGATCCGCAAGGTGTTCGGCACCGGCGACAAGTGCCCGCCGATCTCCGCCACCAAGGCGCTGACCGGACATTCGCTCGGCGCCACCGGGGTTCAGGAAGCGATCTATTCATTGCTGATGATGCAGAACGGCTTCATCTGCGAAAGCGCCAACATCACCGAGCTCGACCCGGCCTTCGCCGACATGCCGATCGTGCGCAAGCGCATCGACAATGCCAAGGTCGGAACCGTGCTGTCGAATTCCTTCGGCTTCGGCGGCACCAATGCGACGCTGGTGTTCAAACGAATGGATGCATGA
- the katG gene encoding catalase/peroxidase HPI, with protein MDAKTENSAGKCPMSGGSRGHRNRDWWPEQLDIQVLHHNSKKSDPMGEAFDYAAEFKKLDLQALKQDLTALMTDSQDWWPADFGHYGGLFIRLAWHSAGTYRISDGRGGAGAGQQRFAPLNSWPDNANLDKARRLLWPLKQKYGNKISWADLYVLAGNVALESMGFKTFGFAGGRADTWEPEELYWGPEGTWLGDERYSGERELSNPLGAVQMGLIYVNPEGPNGNPDPLGSAKDIRETFFRMAMNDEETVALIAGGHTFGKTHGAGDPSLLGPEPEGSAIEDQGLGWKSKYGSGFGGDAITGGPEVIWSQEPTKWSNHFFDNLFKFEWELTTSPAGAKQWVAKGAEPSVPDPFDPSKKRLPTMLTSDLALRFDPIYEKISRRFYENPDQFADAFARAWYKLTHRDMGPVTRYLGPEVPKEVLLWQDPVPALDHDLVSDQDIADLKAKILASGLSVSQLVSAAWASAATFRGSDKRGGANGGRLRLAPQKDWEVNQPAELAKVLSKLEAIQTEFNGSQKGGKKVSIADLIVLGGSAAIEKAAKDAGLTITAPFTPGRTDASQEQTDVESFRPLEPHDDAFRNYYRKGHLMAPEEAMVDRAQLLRLTGPELTVLLGGMRVLGGNVGNDSHGVFTEQKEKLTNDFFVNLLDMRTAWAPAANAEGVYEGRDRKTGALKWTGTRVDLIFGSHSQLRAFAEVYAQADAKEKFARDFVAAWTKVMNADRYDLSTKPMLQAAE; from the coding sequence ATGGACGCAAAGACTGAAAACAGCGCGGGCAAATGTCCGATGTCGGGTGGCTCGCGCGGACACCGCAACCGCGACTGGTGGCCGGAACAGCTCGACATCCAGGTTCTGCATCACAACTCCAAGAAGTCCGACCCGATGGGCGAGGCGTTCGACTATGCCGCGGAGTTCAAGAAGCTCGATTTGCAGGCGCTGAAGCAGGACCTCACCGCGCTGATGACCGATTCGCAGGATTGGTGGCCGGCCGATTTCGGCCATTACGGCGGCCTGTTCATTCGCCTCGCCTGGCACAGCGCCGGCACCTATCGGATCAGCGACGGCCGCGGTGGCGCCGGCGCCGGCCAGCAGCGCTTTGCGCCGCTCAATTCCTGGCCCGACAACGCCAATCTCGACAAGGCGCGCCGGCTGCTGTGGCCGCTCAAGCAGAAATACGGCAACAAGATTTCCTGGGCCGACCTCTATGTGCTGGCCGGCAATGTCGCGCTGGAATCGATGGGCTTCAAGACCTTCGGTTTCGCCGGCGGCCGCGCCGATACCTGGGAGCCCGAAGAACTGTATTGGGGCCCCGAGGGCACCTGGCTCGGCGACGAGCGCTATAGCGGCGAGCGCGAGCTGTCGAACCCGCTCGGCGCGGTGCAGATGGGTCTGATCTACGTCAATCCGGAAGGCCCCAACGGCAATCCCGACCCGCTCGGCTCGGCCAAGGACATCCGCGAGACCTTCTTCCGGATGGCGATGAATGACGAGGAAACCGTCGCGCTGATCGCCGGCGGCCACACTTTCGGCAAGACCCACGGCGCCGGCGATCCGTCGCTGCTGGGGCCAGAGCCGGAAGGCTCGGCGATCGAGGATCAGGGCCTCGGCTGGAAGAGCAAATATGGCAGCGGCTTCGGCGGCGACGCCATCACCGGCGGGCCGGAAGTGATCTGGTCGCAGGAGCCGACCAAATGGAGCAACCACTTCTTCGACAATCTGTTCAAGTTCGAATGGGAGCTCACCACCAGCCCGGCCGGCGCCAAGCAATGGGTCGCCAAGGGCGCCGAGCCCTCGGTGCCGGATCCGTTCGATCCGTCGAAGAAGCGGCTGCCGACGATGCTGACCTCCGATCTCGCGCTGCGCTTCGATCCGATCTACGAGAAGATCTCGCGCCGCTTCTACGAGAACCCGGATCAGTTCGCCGACGCCTTCGCGCGGGCCTGGTACAAGCTGACCCACCGCGACATGGGCCCGGTCACCCGCTATCTCGGCCCGGAAGTGCCCAAGGAAGTGCTGCTGTGGCAGGACCCGGTGCCGGCGCTCGACCATGATCTGGTCAGCGACCAGGACATCGCCGACCTCAAGGCCAAGATCCTGGCGTCCGGCCTGTCGGTGTCGCAGCTGGTGTCGGCGGCCTGGGCTTCGGCCGCGACCTTCCGCGGCTCCGACAAGCGCGGCGGCGCCAATGGCGGCCGCCTGCGGCTGGCTCCGCAGAAGGACTGGGAGGTCAACCAGCCGGCCGAGTTGGCCAAGGTGCTGAGCAAGCTCGAAGCGATCCAGACCGAGTTCAATGGATCGCAGAAGGGCGGCAAGAAGGTCTCGATCGCCGACCTGATCGTGCTCGGCGGCTCGGCCGCGATCGAAAAGGCCGCCAAGGATGCCGGCCTCACCATCACGGCGCCGTTCACGCCCGGCCGCACCGACGCCTCGCAGGAGCAGACCGACGTCGAATCATTCCGGCCGCTGGAGCCGCATGACGACGCCTTCCGCAACTACTACCGCAAAGGCCACCTGATGGCCCCCGAGGAAGCGATGGTGGATCGGGCGCAATTGCTGCGGCTGACCGGACCGGAGCTGACGGTGCTGCTCGGCGGCATGCGCGTGCTCGGCGGCAATGTCGGCAACGACAGCCACGGCGTGTTCACCGAGCAGAAGGAGAAGTTGACCAACGACTTCTTCGTCAACCTGCTCGACATGCGCACCGCCTGGGCGCCGGCCGCCAATGCCGAGGGCGTCTATGAGGGCCGCGACCGCAAGACCGGCGCGCTGAAATGGACCGGCACCCGTGTCGACCTGATCTTCGGCTCGCACTCGCAACTGCGCGCCTTCGCCGAAGTCTACGCCCAGGCCGACGCCAAGGAAAAGTTCGCCAGGGATTTCGTGGCGGCCTGGACCAAGGTGATGAACGCGGATCGCTACGACCTCTCCACCAAGCCGATGCTGCAAGCCGCGGAGTAA
- the fabI gene encoding enoyl-ACP reductase FabI, whose product MQKLMQGKRGLIMGVANNHSIAWGIAKTLAEHGAELAFTYQGEALGKRVKPLAKTLNAELVLPCDVEDIASVDAVFDTLRDKWGHLDFLVHAIGFSDKNELKGRYADTTRANFSRTMVISCFSFTELAKRAADLMPESGGSIITLTYGGSTRVMPNYNVMGVAKAALEASVRYLASDFGPRAIRVNAISAGPIRTLAGAGIADARQMFNYQMRHAPLRRTVSIEEVGGSALYLLSDLSTGVTGDIHFVDSGYNIISMPQPDALKTVDEAETAAEQRATQAAK is encoded by the coding sequence ATGCAGAAACTGATGCAGGGCAAGCGCGGCCTGATCATGGGCGTCGCCAATAATCATTCGATCGCCTGGGGAATCGCCAAGACGCTGGCCGAGCATGGCGCCGAACTCGCCTTCACCTATCAGGGCGAGGCGCTCGGCAAGCGGGTCAAGCCGCTGGCTAAGACGCTCAACGCCGAACTGGTGCTGCCGTGCGACGTCGAGGACATCGCCAGCGTCGATGCGGTGTTCGACACGCTGCGCGACAAATGGGGCCATCTCGATTTTCTGGTGCACGCCATCGGCTTTTCCGACAAGAACGAGCTGAAGGGTCGCTACGCCGACACCACGCGGGCGAATTTCTCCCGCACCATGGTGATCTCCTGCTTCTCCTTCACCGAACTGGCCAAGCGCGCCGCCGATCTGATGCCGGAAAGCGGCGGCTCGATCATCACCCTGACTTATGGCGGCTCGACCCGGGTGATGCCGAACTACAATGTGATGGGCGTGGCGAAGGCGGCGCTGGAAGCCAGCGTGCGCTATCTGGCGTCGGATTTCGGTCCGCGTGCGATCCGCGTCAACGCCATCTCGGCCGGGCCGATCCGCACGCTGGCCGGCGCCGGCATCGCCGATGCGCGGCAGATGTTCAACTACCAGATGCGCCACGCGCCGCTGCGCCGCACCGTGTCGATCGAGGAAGTCGGCGGCTCGGCGCTGTATCTGCTGTCGGACCTGTCGACCGGCGTCACCGGCGATATCCACTTCGTTGATTCCGGCTACAACATCATCTCGATGCCGCAGCCCGACGCGCTGAAGACCGTCGACGAAGCCGAAACCGCCGCCGAACAACGCGCCACCCAGGCGGCGAAGTAA
- a CDS encoding FmdB family zinc ribbon protein: MPLYGFHCADCDSDVELLLGLSEKPRCPSCDGRKMTRLISRPAAPGKSAGMVQSARARAAREGHLSNFSRAERRR, from the coding sequence ATGCCGCTTTACGGGTTTCATTGTGCGGATTGCGACAGCGACGTCGAGCTGCTGCTGGGCCTGTCGGAGAAGCCGCGCTGCCCCTCTTGCGACGGCCGGAAAATGACGCGGCTGATCTCGCGCCCCGCCGCGCCGGGCAAAAGTGCCGGGATGGTGCAATCGGCCCGCGCCCGCGCCGCGCGCGAGGGCCATCTCAGCAATTTCAGCCGCGCCGAGCGGCGGCGCTGA
- a CDS encoding DUF2786 domain-containing protein — MSSPTHLAALDKLKTRIQALRGKTIANGCTEEEALSAAAKVAELLDRHDLSLSDVELRDTPCEQISFETFRKKRIPLDDCVGAIAHFCDCRVWREKNPAGENRYVYFGLRSDIEVAHYLTELVDAAVRAELGRYKTSADYRRFRHQDRHLANASFSFGMVVSIADKLMAMKAARDKVNDGAGRGLVVLKSAVVDDEFAKLDLKLRATRGTGRTVSMTAYEAGGSAGAALSINPGLGADPTAALKR, encoded by the coding sequence GTGTCCAGCCCAACCCATCTTGCCGCGCTCGACAAGCTCAAGACCCGGATCCAGGCGTTGCGCGGCAAGACCATCGCCAATGGCTGCACCGAGGAGGAGGCGCTTTCGGCGGCCGCCAAGGTCGCCGAACTACTCGACCGGCACGATCTGTCGCTGAGCGACGTCGAACTCCGCGACACCCCGTGCGAGCAGATCAGCTTTGAGACGTTTCGCAAGAAGCGGATTCCGCTCGACGATTGCGTCGGCGCGATCGCGCATTTTTGCGATTGCCGGGTCTGGCGCGAAAAGAATCCCGCCGGCGAGAACCGCTATGTGTATTTCGGGCTGCGTTCCGACATCGAGGTCGCGCATTATCTCACCGAGCTGGTCGACGCCGCGGTGCGCGCCGAACTCGGCCGCTACAAGACCAGTGCGGATTATCGCCGCTTCCGGCATCAGGACCGCCATCTCGCCAACGCCTCCTTCAGCTTCGGCATGGTGGTGTCGATCGCCGACAAGCTGATGGCGATGAAAGCGGCGCGCGACAAGGTCAATGACGGCGCCGGCCGCGGCCTCGTGGTGCTGAAATCCGCGGTGGTCGACGACGAATTCGCCAAGCTCGACCTCAAGCTGCGCGCCACGCGCGGCACCGGCCGCACGGTGTCGATGACCGCCTATGAGGCCGGCGGCAGCGCCGGCGCGGCGCTGTCGATCAATCCAGGCCTCGGCGCCGACCCCACCGCCGCCCTGAAGCGCTAA